Proteins encoded within one genomic window of Amycolatopsis nigrescens CSC17Ta-90:
- a CDS encoding nitroreductase, which yields MEVYEAVASRRAVRGFTDEPVPKEVLERVLSAAARSPSGANLQPWSTYVLTGAPLAELKKRVAERVAAGEPGDEREYRMYPPELKPAYRARRFAAAEQRYTALGISREDTQARQRAVAANWDCFGAPALLLGYIDRTMGRPQWADLGMYLQTIMLLLRAEGLHSCPQMAWSVYRETVAEVVSPPDGLILFCGMSIGFEDTTANQVRIDRAPLGETVTFLDGWTPIRRSSRGEVGSGGDRVDQG from the coding sequence GTGGAGGTCTACGAAGCGGTCGCGAGTCGGCGGGCGGTGCGCGGGTTCACCGATGAGCCGGTCCCGAAGGAGGTGCTCGAACGCGTGCTGTCCGCCGCGGCCCGGTCGCCGTCCGGCGCCAACCTTCAGCCGTGGAGCACCTACGTGCTGACCGGCGCGCCACTGGCCGAGCTGAAGAAGCGCGTCGCCGAGCGCGTGGCGGCGGGCGAACCGGGGGATGAGCGGGAGTACCGGATGTACCCGCCCGAACTGAAGCCCGCGTACCGCGCGCGCCGGTTCGCCGCCGCCGAGCAGCGCTATACCGCGCTGGGGATCTCACGCGAGGACACGCAGGCGCGGCAGCGGGCCGTCGCCGCGAACTGGGACTGCTTCGGCGCGCCCGCCCTCCTGCTCGGCTACATCGACCGGACGATGGGGCGGCCGCAGTGGGCCGATCTCGGCATGTACCTGCAGACGATCATGCTGCTGCTGCGCGCCGAGGGATTGCACAGCTGCCCGCAGATGGCGTGGTCGGTGTACCGCGAGACCGTCGCGGAGGTCGTTTCGCCGCCGGACGGGCTCATCCTGTTCTGCGGCATGTCGATCGGGTTCGAGGACACGACCGCGAACCAGGTGCGCATCGACCGTGCCCCGCTCGGCGAAACCGTCACCTTCCTCGACGGCTGGACCCCGATTCGGCGCTCGTCACGCGGCGAGGTTGGATCGGGTGGTGATCGAGTCGATCAAGGATGA
- a CDS encoding sigma-70 family RNA polymerase sigma factor has protein sequence MELADRFEAHRPRLRTIAYRILGSPSEVEDAVQETWLRLGRVDADEVENLGAWLTTVVSRVCLNMLRARESRREDLAGHDLPEQSQVPAATGDPEQEALLADSVGHALLVVLDKLGPAERVAFVLHDMFAVPFDEIAPIVDRSAVTTKKLASRARHKVKGTPAVSGAELARQRHVIETFLAASRAGDIDAVLTVLAPDVVRRADRAAMGEGRATEVRGARTVAEEIVVFGRNSRFAEPALVDGGVGIVVAPGGRLRLVLTVTIEAGKITGYELVADPARLRKLELAVLEG, from the coding sequence ATGGAACTTGCGGATCGTTTCGAGGCACATCGGCCCCGGCTGCGCACGATCGCCTACCGGATACTCGGCTCGCCGAGCGAGGTGGAGGACGCCGTCCAGGAGACCTGGCTCCGGCTGGGCCGCGTCGACGCCGACGAAGTGGAGAACCTCGGCGCCTGGCTGACGACGGTCGTGTCGCGCGTCTGCCTCAACATGCTGCGTGCCCGCGAGTCACGGCGAGAAGACCTCGCCGGCCACGACCTGCCCGAGCAGAGCCAGGTCCCCGCCGCGACCGGCGACCCGGAGCAGGAGGCGTTGCTGGCCGACTCGGTCGGCCACGCGCTGCTCGTCGTGCTGGACAAGCTCGGTCCCGCCGAACGGGTCGCGTTCGTGCTGCACGACATGTTCGCCGTGCCGTTCGACGAGATCGCGCCCATCGTCGATCGTTCCGCGGTGACCACGAAGAAGCTCGCCAGCCGCGCCCGCCACAAGGTGAAGGGCACGCCGGCGGTCTCCGGCGCGGAACTCGCCCGGCAGCGGCACGTGATCGAGACCTTCCTCGCCGCGTCCCGGGCCGGTGACATCGACGCCGTGCTGACGGTGCTGGCCCCCGACGTCGTGCGGCGGGCCGACCGCGCGGCCATGGGAGAAGGGCGGGCCACCGAGGTCCGCGGCGCGCGGACGGTGGCGGAGGAGATCGTCGTGTTCGGCCGGAACTCGCGGTTCGCCGAGCCGGCGCTGGTCGACGGCGGTGTGGGGATCGTGGTCGCGCCGGGTGGCCGGCTGCGGCTCGTCCTCACCGTCACGATCGAAGCCGGGAAGATCACCGGGTACGAACTCGTCGCGGACCCCGCCCGACTTCGAAAACTCGAGCTGGCCGTCCTCGAGGGATGA
- a CDS encoding cupin domain-containing protein, with protein sequence MTDPEPQIPPDDPRRQLAVVRPAVDDDLSHLALAGDIYTILLSGKQTDGRYCLIDMRVPPGGGPPPHRHDFEEMFTILEGQLRFTFRGEDVLVNAGETVNIPANAPHFFRNVSDQPARMLCMCTPAGQDEYFLEIAAPVESAAATPPEISEAEQNARRQKAARLAAQYRTELL encoded by the coding sequence ATGACGGACCCCGAGCCGCAGATCCCGCCGGACGATCCGCGGCGTCAGCTCGCGGTCGTCCGCCCAGCGGTGGACGACGACCTGAGCCACCTCGCGCTGGCCGGTGACATCTACACGATCCTGTTGTCGGGCAAGCAAACCGACGGCCGGTACTGCCTGATCGACATGCGGGTACCGCCCGGCGGCGGGCCGCCGCCGCACCGGCACGACTTCGAGGAGATGTTCACCATCCTGGAAGGGCAGCTCCGGTTCACCTTCCGCGGCGAGGACGTGCTCGTCAACGCCGGGGAGACGGTGAACATCCCGGCCAACGCGCCGCACTTCTTCCGCAACGTCTCCGATCAGCCCGCGCGGATGTTGTGCATGTGCACCCCCGCGGGCCAGGACGAATACTTCCTGGAGATCGCCGCCCCGGTCGAGAGCGCGGCCGCGACGCCACCGGAAATTTCCGAAGCGGAGCAGAACGCGCGCAGGCAGAAGGCCGCGCGGCTGGCCGCGCAGTACCGCACCGAACTGCTTTGA
- a CDS encoding HAF repeat-containing protein — protein MRVLSTAVGAVATVGVLIGTGLAPAEAGTRIEVVELGAEARIHDLNDAGQVIGSIPVPGQGSRPFRWQHGRLTVLPGPPGSWAESINDRGRIVGFARSENGPSRALLWQDGTVRELLPGVDAYAGKINERGQVLASYAGGGHVLLDGTQAMEVRPPGEAPSSVAVSLGDGGHVVGGEVTGSISVGFAWHDGKLSYLADPAEIPYSLPYAVNARGQVVGDAIRSTGSGDLDSFAFRWENGEMTRLGTLGGRYAFVSKKRHAINQRGQVVGMSQNAQEEMRPFLWTRGRMTDLGTFGGKHGEAAAVNDHGDVAGSSQDAAGNSHAFLWRDGKLTPLPVPPGFTTSSAYAINNQGMVTGVVSNGTEHREVLWTTETG, from the coding sequence ATGCGCGTTCTTTCGACGGCCGTCGGCGCCGTGGCCACGGTGGGCGTTCTCATCGGTACCGGCCTGGCGCCGGCGGAGGCCGGGACCCGGATCGAGGTCGTGGAGCTGGGCGCCGAAGCGCGCATCCACGACCTGAACGACGCCGGACAGGTGATCGGCTCGATTCCGGTGCCGGGCCAGGGGTCGCGGCCGTTCCGGTGGCAGCACGGCCGGTTGACCGTGTTGCCCGGCCCGCCGGGCAGCTGGGCCGAGTCGATCAACGACCGCGGCCGGATCGTCGGTTTCGCCAGGTCCGAGAACGGGCCATCCCGTGCGCTGCTGTGGCAGGACGGCACCGTGCGCGAATTGCTGCCGGGGGTGGACGCCTACGCGGGGAAGATCAACGAACGGGGCCAGGTGCTCGCCTCGTACGCCGGGGGCGGGCACGTGCTGCTGGACGGGACGCAGGCGATGGAGGTCCGCCCGCCAGGCGAGGCTCCCTCCTCCGTCGCCGTCTCGCTCGGCGATGGCGGACACGTCGTCGGCGGGGAAGTCACCGGCTCGATTTCGGTGGGCTTCGCCTGGCACGACGGAAAGTTGAGCTATCTGGCCGATCCGGCCGAAATCCCCTATTCGCTTCCCTACGCGGTCAACGCCCGCGGGCAGGTCGTCGGCGACGCCATTCGGTCCACGGGCTCGGGCGATCTCGACTCCTTCGCCTTCCGCTGGGAAAACGGCGAAATGACCAGGCTCGGCACCCTCGGCGGGCGCTACGCCTTCGTCAGCAAGAAACGCCACGCGATCAACCAGCGCGGCCAGGTGGTCGGCATGAGCCAGAACGCCCAGGAGGAGATGCGGCCCTTCCTGTGGACGCGCGGGCGGATGACCGACCTCGGCACGTTCGGCGGCAAGCACGGGGAGGCCGCGGCCGTGAACGACCACGGCGACGTCGCCGGGAGCAGCCAGGACGCCGCGGGCAACTCGCACGCGTTCCTCTGGCGCGACGGCAAGCTGACTCCCCTGCCGGTACCGCCGGGGTTCACCACCAGCAGCGCGTATGCGATCAACAACCAGGGCATGGTGACGGGCGTCGTGTCGAACGGCACGGAACACCGGGAAGTGCTCTGGACGACCGAAACGGGCTAA
- a CDS encoding response regulator, with amino-acid sequence MNGENQDQADGFGSTAIGLAKNPLGIIALFIVLVYGFASLVTVFASSLERPERAPLIWFLVLFPVLVLGSFTWLVSRHSGKLYAPADFQNEDNWLKSQLQVAVSLGAIAHDGTEKPAPDVDEIVDLVRRLPTRSKSSTEVLWVDDHPENNFYERRAFADIGIGITVAMSTDEALEAIGRRKFAAIISDMHRPEGSEAGHDLLARLRQDGDRTPFIIYGGAPRASQKTIALGGQGHTRNAAKLMNMVVDVTGRRG; translated from the coding sequence GTGAACGGCGAGAACCAGGACCAGGCGGACGGTTTCGGCAGCACGGCGATCGGCCTCGCCAAGAACCCGCTCGGCATCATCGCGTTGTTCATCGTGCTGGTCTACGGCTTCGCCTCACTGGTCACGGTGTTCGCCAGCTCGCTGGAGCGCCCCGAGCGCGCGCCGCTGATCTGGTTCCTGGTGCTGTTCCCGGTACTGGTGCTCGGCTCGTTCACCTGGCTGGTCAGCCGGCACAGCGGAAAGCTCTACGCGCCGGCGGACTTCCAGAACGAGGACAACTGGCTGAAGTCCCAGCTGCAGGTGGCGGTCTCGCTGGGGGCCATCGCGCACGACGGCACCGAGAAGCCCGCGCCCGACGTGGACGAGATCGTTGACCTGGTGCGGCGGCTGCCCACCCGGTCGAAGTCCAGCACCGAGGTGCTCTGGGTGGACGATCATCCCGAGAACAACTTCTACGAGCGCCGCGCCTTCGCCGACATCGGCATCGGCATCACGGTGGCCATGAGCACCGACGAAGCGCTGGAAGCCATCGGCCGGCGCAAGTTCGCCGCGATCATCTCGGACATGCACCGGCCGGAAGGCAGCGAGGCCGGCCACGATCTGCTCGCCCGACTGCGCCAGGACGGGGACCGGACGCCGTTCATCATCTACGGCGGCGCCCCTCGGGCGAGCCAGAAGACCATCGCACTCGGCGGCCAGGGACATACCCGCAACGCCGCCAAGCTGATGAACATGGTGGTGGACGTGACCGGCCGGCGCGGCTAA
- the asnB gene encoding asparagine synthase (glutamine-hydrolyzing) has protein sequence MPRTVCGIVAVVGEVDVQLCREMLSRIKHRGPDDTGEIHRGNVWLGHQRLSIMDVEGGAQPMSDQDGTTYLVANGEIYNHRHIREDLGHELFETGSDSEAALHALIVDGPVGLARLRGMFALAFMTADGEFLVARDSLGVKPLYWARREDGTTLFASELRAFDPADRPLVESFPPGCCWSQAGGLVRFADAIPARVRPARRAEQAGVWDETLLKDVRETIVTAVENRMMSDVGIGVFLSGGLDSAIVAAIAAEYAKRHKQPLPTFAVGAPGSSDLAAARVVAEFLGSEHHEIVMTKDDALKALPLAVRAIEHYDPSLVRSAVPNLLLAEYASKRVHAVLTGEGADELFAGYSYYHEEPFTDPDALQAELVRTVGELHHLNLQRCDRTTMAYGMEARVPFLDRDVIELALSIPPEHKMIRPGVAEKKLLRDAFEGWVPESILRRGKEQFGDGSGAKEVLESAVRSSPEVAAAGGVELRNREEAGFYALWHEELSGIRVDRTLGLFATT, from the coding sequence GTGCCACGCACCGTGTGTGGAATCGTCGCCGTTGTCGGCGAAGTCGATGTCCAGCTGTGTCGTGAAATGTTGAGTCGGATCAAGCATCGCGGTCCCGACGACACAGGAGAGATCCACCGAGGAAATGTCTGGCTAGGCCACCAGCGACTGTCCATTATGGATGTCGAAGGTGGTGCCCAGCCGATGAGCGACCAGGACGGCACGACCTACCTGGTGGCCAACGGGGAGATCTACAACCACCGCCACATCAGGGAGGACCTCGGTCACGAGCTGTTCGAGACCGGTTCGGACAGCGAGGCCGCCCTGCACGCGCTGATCGTGGACGGCCCGGTCGGGCTGGCCAGGCTGCGCGGCATGTTCGCGCTGGCCTTCATGACCGCGGACGGCGAGTTCCTGGTCGCCAGGGATTCGCTCGGGGTTAAGCCGCTGTACTGGGCGCGTCGCGAAGACGGGACGACGCTGTTCGCCAGCGAACTGCGCGCCTTCGACCCGGCCGACCGGCCGCTGGTGGAGAGCTTCCCGCCGGGCTGCTGCTGGAGCCAGGCCGGCGGGCTGGTCCGGTTCGCGGACGCGATCCCGGCCAGGGTGCGCCCGGCGCGCCGGGCCGAGCAGGCCGGGGTTTGGGACGAGACGCTGCTCAAGGACGTGCGCGAGACGATCGTGACCGCGGTCGAGAACCGGATGATGAGCGACGTCGGCATCGGCGTCTTCCTTTCCGGCGGGCTCGACTCGGCCATCGTGGCCGCGATCGCCGCGGAGTACGCGAAGCGGCACAAGCAGCCGTTGCCGACCTTCGCGGTCGGGGCGCCGGGCAGCTCGGACCTGGCCGCGGCCAGGGTGGTCGCCGAGTTCCTCGGCTCCGAGCACCACGAGATCGTGATGACGAAGGATGACGCCCTGAAGGCGCTGCCACTGGCGGTGCGCGCGATCGAGCACTACGACCCGTCGCTGGTGCGCAGCGCGGTGCCGAACCTGCTGCTCGCGGAGTACGCGTCCAAACGGGTGCACGCGGTGCTCACCGGTGAGGGTGCCGACGAGCTGTTCGCCGGCTACTCGTACTACCACGAGGAGCCGTTCACCGATCCGGACGCGTTGCAGGCGGAGCTGGTCCGCACGGTCGGCGAGCTGCACCACCTCAACCTGCAGCGGTGCGACCGCACGACGATGGCGTACGGCATGGAGGCCAGGGTCCCGTTCCTGGACCGCGACGTGATCGAGCTGGCGCTGTCGATCCCGCCGGAGCACAAGATGATCCGGCCCGGGGTGGCGGAGAAGAAGCTGCTGCGCGACGCCTTCGAGGGTTGGGTGCCGGAGAGCATCCTTCGCCGCGGCAAGGAGCAGTTCGGCGACGGCTCCGGGGCCAAGGAGGTGCTGGAGAGCGCGGTGCGGTCCTCGCCCGAGGTGGCCGCGGCGGGCGGCGTCGAGCTGCGGAACAGGGAAGAGGCCGGTTTTTACGCGCTCTGGCACGAGGAGCTGTCGGGGATCAGGGTGGACCGGACGCTGGGCCTGTTCGCCACCACCTGA
- a CDS encoding DUF1918 domain-containing protein, protein MRASVGDEIQVHGRTVGSAEQRGEIVEVRGDHGAPPYLVRFSDGHEAVVVPGPDCELSPK, encoded by the coding sequence ATGCGCGCTTCTGTAGGTGACGAAATCCAGGTGCACGGCCGCACGGTGGGGTCGGCGGAGCAGCGTGGCGAGATCGTCGAAGTACGCGGCGATCACGGCGCACCGCCCTACCTGGTGCGGTTCAGCGACGGGCACGAGGCCGTGGTCGTACCGGGACCGGACTGCGAGCTCAGCCCCAAATAG
- a CDS encoding MFS transporter, whose product MPASTSPPVAGTRPARTGVLALGTFAVGTSGYVVAGLLPALVGELRVSASAAAQLVTAFAIAYAVGSPLFAALTGRWERRKLLVAALLVTALGNALAALAPGYALLFGARMVTAIGAAVFTPAASAVAAELTSPERRGRAVALVFGGLTIATILGVPLGGLLSAQLGYRWVFGLVAVFAVAGAVAVRLALPMVAAPPPVRFAERFTVARDPRVLAMLGATVLGCLAAFSVYTFISPVLAATAGITGTAVSVLLFSYGAGGWLGNVLGGRATDRWGARRPLLLTFLGITVVLALLPVVATTVAGAAVVLFLWGFCTWSVNPPIQHRLIELAPGTAGLLLSLNASAIYLGVGLSGVVGGLVLDTGGPTVLPEMAAVLTAVGAVIVLLGWRARAGESAKEVAVVG is encoded by the coding sequence ATGCCTGCCTCAACATCACCACCGGTCGCCGGCACGCGACCGGCCAGGACCGGAGTGCTCGCGCTGGGCACCTTCGCGGTCGGCACCAGCGGCTACGTGGTCGCCGGCCTGCTGCCCGCGCTCGTCGGCGAGCTGCGGGTGTCCGCGTCCGCGGCGGCGCAGCTGGTCACCGCGTTCGCCATCGCCTACGCGGTCGGCTCGCCGCTGTTCGCCGCGCTGACCGGGCGCTGGGAACGGCGGAAGCTGCTGGTCGCCGCCTTGCTGGTGACCGCGCTCGGCAACGCGCTGGCCGCGCTCGCGCCGGGCTACGCGCTGCTTTTCGGCGCCAGGATGGTCACCGCCATCGGGGCGGCCGTGTTCACCCCGGCGGCCAGCGCGGTGGCCGCCGAACTCACCTCGCCGGAACGCCGGGGCCGGGCGGTCGCGCTGGTCTTCGGCGGACTCACCATCGCCACCATCCTCGGCGTGCCACTGGGCGGCCTGCTCTCCGCCCAGCTCGGCTACCGCTGGGTGTTCGGCCTGGTCGCGGTGTTCGCGGTGGCCGGTGCGGTGGCCGTCCGGCTGGCCTTGCCCATGGTCGCGGCGCCGCCGCCGGTGCGCTTCGCCGAGCGGTTCACCGTGGCCAGGGATCCGCGGGTGCTGGCCATGCTCGGTGCCACCGTGCTCGGCTGCCTGGCCGCGTTCAGCGTGTACACCTTCATCTCACCGGTGCTCGCGGCCACCGCCGGGATCACCGGAACGGCGGTGAGCGTGCTGCTGTTCAGCTACGGCGCCGGCGGCTGGCTCGGCAACGTGCTCGGCGGCCGGGCCACCGACCGCTGGGGCGCGCGGCGGCCGCTGCTGCTCACCTTCCTCGGCATCACCGTGGTGCTCGCGCTGCTGCCGGTGGTGGCGACGACGGTGGCCGGTGCCGCGGTGGTGCTGTTCCTGTGGGGGTTCTGCACCTGGTCGGTGAACCCGCCGATCCAGCATCGGCTGATCGAGCTGGCACCGGGCACCGCCGGCCTGTTGCTCTCGCTCAACGCGTCCGCGATCTACCTCGGGGTCGGCCTGTCCGGGGTGGTCGGCGGGCTGGTGCTGGACACCGGCGGGCCCACCGTGCTGCCCGAGATGGCCGCCGTGCTGACCGCGGTCGGTGCGGTGATCGTGCTGCTCGGCTGGCGTGCACGGGCCGGCGAGAGCGCCAAGGAGGTGGCCGTGGTGGGGTAG
- a CDS encoding ArsR/SmtB family transcription factor, translating into MNAETAGLPCPALDEIAIGPVLHALADPVRLDIVRQLAGSEFEVPCGGFHVTVSKSTLTHHLRTLREAGVLLGRQHGTTRYNSLRRKDLDTLFPGLLDGILAAPR; encoded by the coding sequence ATGAATGCGGAAACCGCCGGGCTGCCGTGCCCGGCGCTCGACGAGATCGCCATCGGGCCGGTCCTGCACGCGCTGGCCGATCCGGTACGGCTGGACATCGTGCGCCAGCTGGCCGGCAGCGAGTTCGAGGTCCCCTGCGGCGGGTTCCATGTGACAGTGAGCAAGTCCACGCTGACCCACCACCTGCGTACGCTGCGCGAGGCCGGCGTGCTGCTCGGCAGGCAGCACGGCACCACCCGGTACAACTCGTTGCGCCGCAAGGATCTCGACACTCTGTTCCCCGGCCTCCTGGATGGGATTCTGGCCGCACCGCGCTGA
- a CDS encoding MFS transporter, whose product MPIALLALAVGAFGIGTTEFVMMGVLPQAAADFGVSIPTAGYLISGYALGVVVGAPLLTAAAVRLPRKTMLLAMMALFTVGNLLFALSPNQEFGVAFRFLAGLPHGAFFGAGAVVASSLVQKGNRAKAVSMMFMGLTTANVVGVPLGTLLGQQVGWRATFLVVAVIGLVAMAAIAKLVPHQGKPADPSLRGELGAFRRPQVWLALAIVTFGLGGVFACLSYVTPMMTDVAGFAPTDVTLLLSLAGVGMTIGNFLGGRLADKALMPSLYVALLSLAAVLGVFTVTAQGKVGAAITIFAVGVAGFMIGPMMQARIMEKAGGTPSLVSAAVQSAFNIANSIGAYLGGLVIAGGLGLVAPNWVGALLAVFGLSLAAVSGGLDKRQAKAVPAPVLADAH is encoded by the coding sequence GTGCCCATCGCGCTGCTTGCGCTGGCCGTCGGCGCCTTTGGCATCGGCACCACCGAGTTCGTCATGATGGGGGTGCTGCCGCAGGCCGCCGCCGACTTCGGGGTGTCCATTCCGACGGCCGGCTACCTGATCTCCGGCTACGCGCTCGGCGTGGTGGTCGGGGCGCCGCTGCTCACCGCGGCCGCCGTCCGGCTGCCCCGCAAGACCATGCTGCTGGCCATGATGGCCCTGTTCACCGTGGGCAACCTGCTCTTCGCGCTGTCACCGAACCAGGAGTTCGGCGTCGCCTTCCGCTTCCTCGCCGGGCTGCCGCACGGCGCGTTCTTCGGGGCCGGCGCGGTGGTCGCCTCCAGCCTGGTGCAGAAGGGCAACCGCGCCAAGGCGGTGTCCATGATGTTCATGGGCCTGACCACGGCCAACGTGGTGGGCGTGCCGCTGGGCACGCTGCTCGGCCAGCAGGTCGGCTGGCGTGCGACCTTCCTGGTGGTCGCGGTGATCGGCCTGGTCGCGATGGCCGCGATCGCCAAGCTGGTGCCGCACCAGGGCAAGCCGGCCGACCCGTCGCTGCGCGGCGAGCTCGGCGCGTTCCGCCGCCCGCAGGTCTGGCTGGCGCTGGCCATCGTCACCTTCGGCCTCGGCGGCGTGTTCGCCTGCCTGTCCTACGTGACGCCGATGATGACCGATGTGGCCGGCTTTGCGCCGACCGACGTGACCCTGCTGCTGTCGCTGGCCGGGGTGGGCATGACGATCGGCAACTTCCTCGGCGGCAGGCTCGCGGACAAGGCGCTGATGCCCAGCCTGTACGTGGCGCTGCTTTCGCTGGCCGCGGTGCTCGGCGTCTTCACCGTCACCGCGCAGGGCAAGGTCGGCGCGGCGATCACCATCTTCGCGGTGGGCGTCGCCGGTTTCATGATCGGCCCGATGATGCAGGCGCGGATCATGGAGAAGGCCGGCGGCACTCCGTCGCTGGTCTCCGCGGCCGTGCAGTCGGCGTTCAACATCGCCAACTCCATCGGCGCCTACCTCGGCGGCCTTGTCATCGCCGGTGGCCTCGGCCTGGTCGCACCGAACTGGGTCGGCGCGCTGCTGGCCGTCTTCGGCCTCAGCCTGGCCGCGGTCTCCGGCGGCCTGGACAAGCGCCAGGCCAAGGCCGTCCCCGCCCCCGTCCTCGCCGACGCCCACTGA